Proteins from one Gemmatimonadales bacterium genomic window:
- a CDS encoding RpiB/LacA/LacB family sugar-phosphate isomerase → MSKARAITEADVRRAAGGARTLAVAKGAVVTPAARDLAKQLGVALVSTGDGSREPGAVPSTRDAGTAPASRLPTIALGADHGGFPMKEHLKGVLAELGHDVLDVGTFGTDPVDYPDFAVAVARAVVDGRAWRGIMVDGAGIGSSMAANKVPGVRAALCYDLTTAA, encoded by the coding sequence GTGAGCAAGGCGCGCGCGATAACCGAGGCGGACGTCCGGCGCGCGGCCGGCGGCGCCCGCACGCTCGCCGTGGCGAAGGGCGCGGTCGTGACGCCCGCGGCGCGGGACCTGGCAAAGCAGCTCGGCGTGGCCCTCGTCAGTACGGGTGACGGGAGCCGGGAGCCGGGAGCCGTACCTTCCACGCGCGACGCGGGTACGGCTCCCGCCTCCCGGCTCCCGACGATCGCCCTCGGCGCCGACCACGGCGGATTCCCGATGAAGGAGCACCTGAAAGGTGTGCTCGCGGAGTTGGGACATGATGTCCTCGACGTGGGCACCTTTGGCACGGACCCCGTGGACTATCCCGACTTCGCCGTTGCTGTTGCCAGAGCCGTAGTGGACGGCCGGGCCTGGCGGGGGATCATGGTGGACGGCGCGGGGATCGGAAGCTCGATGGCGGCCAACAAGGTGCCCGGCGTGCGCGCGGCCCTATGCTACGACCTCACCACCGCTGC
- a CDS encoding matrixin family metalloprotease: MRRGWWIATSAALVVGVACSDNVGPGACFEPNVSGYGFSLASDTAFIFRWPGSYLPVRIYAEPVGELQANTVAAMQLWANAFRCNELSMTLTSDSTQADIIMRNPPVLPPAAGAVVVAADSVGACRGVTQFDTLNTALDAPMHAYVSPVSTDSVAVAGCYHFVTAHELGHALGLLSHSPDVADLMYPQPRRRSLTPADKYTIQQLYHTTPTIGPRPR; the protein is encoded by the coding sequence GTGAGAAGGGGCTGGTGGATCGCCACGTCCGCCGCGCTGGTGGTCGGCGTTGCGTGCAGCGACAACGTCGGCCCCGGCGCCTGCTTCGAGCCCAACGTGTCGGGTTACGGATTCTCCCTGGCGTCAGACACGGCTTTCATCTTCCGCTGGCCCGGCTCCTATCTCCCGGTGCGCATCTACGCCGAGCCGGTGGGCGAGCTGCAGGCGAACACGGTCGCGGCGATGCAGCTCTGGGCGAACGCGTTCCGCTGCAACGAGCTTTCGATGACCCTGACGTCCGACTCGACCCAGGCCGACATCATCATGCGCAACCCGCCGGTCCTGCCGCCCGCCGCGGGAGCTGTCGTCGTTGCGGCGGACTCGGTGGGCGCCTGCCGCGGCGTCACCCAGTTCGACACGCTGAACACGGCCCTCGACGCGCCCATGCACGCGTACGTCTCGCCGGTCTCCACCGACTCGGTCGCGGTCGCCGGGTGCTACCACTTCGTGACCGCCCACGAGCTGGGTCACGCCCTCGGACTGCTCTCCCACAGTCCCGACGTCGCGGACCTGATGTACCCGCAGCCCCGGCGCCGGTCGCTCACGCCGGCTGACAAGTACACTATCCAGCAGCTCTACCACACCACCCCCACGATCGGGCCGAGGCCTCGGTGA
- a CDS encoding metal ABC transporter permease: protein MSDFLEIMFRPFVACMILVAIHSYLGLHVIAREVIFVDLALAQMAALGTTTGLLFGVARTSPAAQLFAIGAVILGAAIFAATRTKDHGRVPQEAIIGIVFVVASAAAILIANQVPNGGEAIREILEGTVLWVTWPTIVRLVGAYVGLGAYFLIMRKRFELISFEPHAAEAKGWRMRWWDFWFYLGFGLVITFSVPIAGVPLVFSFLVVPAVTAFMFTSRPAPLTIIAWTTGAVASTGGLALSYWNDWPTGPVIVCTFGLVLLGAVVVKRLLMRETAAA from the coding sequence GTGAGCGATTTCCTCGAGATCATGTTCCGGCCGTTCGTGGCCTGCATGATCCTGGTGGCGATCCACTCGTACCTCGGGCTGCACGTCATCGCCCGGGAGGTCATCTTCGTGGACCTCGCCCTCGCCCAAATGGCCGCGCTCGGCACGACCACCGGCTTGCTGTTCGGCGTGGCGCGTACGTCCCCCGCGGCGCAGCTCTTCGCGATCGGCGCCGTCATCCTCGGGGCGGCAATCTTCGCGGCCACGCGCACCAAGGACCATGGTCGCGTGCCGCAGGAAGCGATCATCGGCATCGTCTTCGTCGTGGCGTCCGCGGCCGCCATCCTCATCGCCAACCAGGTACCCAACGGCGGCGAGGCCATCAGGGAGATCCTCGAGGGGACGGTCCTCTGGGTAACCTGGCCAACGATCGTCAGGCTCGTCGGCGCCTACGTCGGCCTCGGCGCGTACTTCCTCATCATGCGCAAACGCTTCGAGCTGATCTCCTTCGAGCCCCATGCCGCCGAGGCGAAGGGCTGGCGCATGCGCTGGTGGGACTTCTGGTTCTACCTGGGCTTCGGCCTCGTCATCACATTCTCCGTGCCGATCGCCGGCGTGCCGCTGGTGTTCAGCTTCCTGGTGGTGCCCGCGGTCACCGCGTTCATGTTCACGAGTCGGCCGGCGCCGCTCACGATCATCGCGTGGACGACCGGAGCGGTCGCGTCCACCGGAGGTCTCGCGCTCTCCTACTGGAACGACTGGCCCACCGGCCCGGTCATCGTCTGCACCTTCGGGCTGGTGCTGCTCGGTGCGGTGGTGGTGAAGCGGCTGCTCATGCGAGAGACGGCGGCAGCGTGA
- a CDS encoding metal ABC transporter substrate-binding protein: protein MGDRGVVTSIAEGDEDPHFVQPRPSFVPALRRADLFVTTGMDLELWVPALLDRANNGRVREGGPGYVAAFQGMNLLELPASLSRSHGDIHIYGNPHIHTDPINAIIIARNILAGLQRVSPENSAFFAGREQDFELRVLRATFGDDLVRIVTPAALFSLANSDRLMPFLQSTNYQGQPLSARLGGWMQQAQAFRGRQMVCYHKEWAYFNRRYGVECVEYIEAKPGIPPTPRHVQEVIAMMRDRHIPVLFASNYFDRNQIRQVAERTGATAVVVPENTHGAPGVETYFDLMNTWVTQLARGFAGGAPTEAR from the coding sequence GTGGGCGACCGCGGTGTCGTCACCTCGATAGCCGAGGGCGACGAGGACCCGCACTTCGTCCAGCCCCGGCCGAGCTTCGTGCCGGCCCTGCGCCGGGCGGACCTCTTCGTGACCACGGGGATGGACCTCGAGCTCTGGGTTCCGGCGCTGCTAGACCGCGCGAACAACGGGCGCGTTCGGGAAGGCGGGCCGGGGTACGTGGCCGCCTTCCAGGGCATGAATCTGCTCGAACTGCCCGCCTCGCTGAGCCGCTCGCACGGCGACATCCACATCTACGGCAACCCGCACATCCACACGGACCCGATCAACGCCATCATCATCGCGCGGAACATCCTGGCCGGCCTCCAGCGCGTCTCGCCGGAAAACTCGGCCTTCTTCGCCGGTCGGGAGCAGGACTTCGAGCTGCGCGTCCTGCGCGCGACCTTCGGCGACGACCTGGTGCGCATCGTCACGCCCGCCGCTCTTTTCAGCCTTGCCAACAGCGACCGCCTGATGCCATTCCTCCAGAGCACCAACTACCAGGGCCAGCCGCTCAGCGCCCGCCTCGGTGGCTGGATGCAGCAGGCCCAGGCGTTCCGCGGCCGGCAGATGGTCTGCTACCACAAGGAGTGGGCGTACTTCAACCGGCGCTACGGCGTTGAGTGCGTGGAGTACATCGAGGCCAAGCCAGGCATCCCGCCCACGCCCCGGCACGTGCAGGAGGTCATCGCGATGATGCGGGACCGGCACATCCCCGTGCTCTTCGCCTCCAACTACTTCGACAGGAATCAGATCCGCCAGGTGGCGGAACGGACTGGCGCGACGGCCGTCGTGGTCCCCGAGAACACTCACGGCGCGCCGGGCGTGGAGACCTACTTCGACCTGATGAACACCTGGGTGACCCAGCTCGCGCGCGGCTTCGCCGGCGGCGCCCCGACGGAGGCACGGTGA
- a CDS encoding deoxyribonuclease IV, with protein MSSLRAPDRLGAHISTQGGVTLAPGRGRAVGATAIQVFTKTPNQWREREVDAKTAREFERACSRHGIAVAVSHDSYLINLASPDESLRARSQAGFVAELRRAERLGLAYVVSHPGNFIDDRERGLARNAAAYAECLAAAPGLVKVAIETTAGSGTALGSSFEELADLVDRMPARARRRVDFCADTCHLLAAGYDLVGDFEGVWRSFDRALGLDRLAVLHLNDSKGALASRLDRHALIGDGELGRTPFRNIMVDPRFRGAIKVIETPKGDDEVTNDRRMLRRLRAYGRARSNPAGTLSPAG; from the coding sequence GTGTCGAGCCTCCGCGCGCCGGACCGGCTCGGCGCCCACATCTCCACGCAGGGCGGCGTGACGCTCGCGCCCGGGCGCGGGCGCGCGGTCGGCGCCACCGCCATCCAGGTCTTCACCAAGACGCCCAACCAGTGGCGCGAGCGCGAGGTGGACGCCAAGACGGCGCGCGAGTTCGAGCGCGCGTGCAGCCGTCACGGTATCGCCGTGGCGGTGAGCCACGACTCCTACCTCATCAACCTCGCCTCCCCCGACGAATCGCTGCGCGCGAGGTCGCAGGCCGGCTTCGTCGCGGAGCTGCGCCGCGCCGAGCGGCTCGGCCTCGCGTACGTAGTCTCCCACCCGGGAAACTTCATCGACGACCGCGAGCGGGGGCTCGCCCGCAACGCCGCGGCCTACGCAGAGTGTCTGGCCGCCGCGCCGGGCCTGGTGAAGGTCGCGATCGAGACGACGGCGGGATCGGGCACCGCCCTCGGCTCCAGCTTCGAAGAACTGGCCGACCTGGTGGACCGGATGCCGGCCCGCGCGCGGCGCCGCGTGGACTTCTGCGCCGACACCTGCCATCTCCTGGCCGCGGGCTACGACCTCGTGGGCGACTTCGAGGGCGTCTGGCGCAGCTTCGACCGCGCGCTGGGGCTGGACCGGCTGGCCGTGCTCCACCTCAACGACTCGAAGGGCGCGCTAGCCAGCCGTCTGGACCGCCATGCGCTCATCGGTGATGGGGAGCTGGGACGCACCCCCTTCCGCAACATCATGGTGGACCCGCGTTTCCGCGGCGCGATCAAGGTGATCGAGACGCCGAAGGGAGACGATGAGGTGACGAACGACCGCCGGATGCTCCGGCGTCTCAGGGCCTATGGCCGCGCTCGATCGAACCCGGCCGGAACTTTGAGTCCCGCAGGGTGA
- a CDS encoding protein-L-isoaspartate(D-aspartate) O-methyltransferase → MDADQPRLARRSMVRRQLAARGITSPRVLAAMATVPRHLFVPPSLARAAYDDAPLPVGEAQTISQPYMVALMTALLRPRRTHRVLEIGTGSGYQTAILAHLVRRVYTVERLPSLADSARQRLEFLGYQNVEFRIGDGSLGWPDEAPFDGIVVTAAVPLIPAPLIDQLAPEGRMAVPVGDRALQELIVGVLASSGLATYRAGACRFVPLIGAHAFTH, encoded by the coding sequence GTGGACGCTGACCAGCCCCGCCTCGCGCGCCGTAGCATGGTCCGGCGCCAGCTGGCCGCGCGTGGCATCACGTCCCCTCGCGTCCTCGCCGCGATGGCCACGGTCCCCCGCCACCTCTTCGTGCCGCCGTCCCTCGCCCGCGCTGCTTACGACGACGCGCCGCTCCCCGTCGGCGAGGCTCAGACCATCTCCCAGCCCTACATGGTCGCGCTGATGACCGCGTTGCTGCGGCCACGGCGCACCCATCGGGTCCTCGAGATCGGTACGGGATCCGGATATCAGACCGCGATACTCGCGCATCTCGTGCGGCGCGTGTACACGGTCGAGCGCCTTCCCTCGCTCGCGGACAGCGCCCGGCAACGCCTCGAGTTCCTGGGCTACCAGAACGTCGAGTTCCGTATCGGCGACGGCTCGCTCGGATGGCCGGACGAGGCGCCGTTCGACGGAATCGTGGTCACCGCGGCGGTGCCGCTGATCCCCGCACCGCTCATCGATCAGCTCGCGCCCGAAGGCCGCATGGCCGTTCCCGTGGGGGACCGCGCGCTCCAGGAGCTCATCGTCGGCGTGCTCGCGTCGTCGGGACTGGCTACCTACCGCGCGGGCGCCTGCCGATTCGTACCCCTGATCGGCGCGCACGCCTTCACGCACTAG
- a CDS encoding diguanylate cyclase produces the protein MTEIFRLQLLLVGERSARPADLVPALNQAGFRVDELSEGAEAGRWASEERYDAVLLCVATEGPEAAEQVLAFKNAAQGSDVPLVAVSTGQRPEVLADLLRAGADDALAAPIRPDELQARIARITQLHQDLHDLRASLRQRELLFDIFQEVSASLRAEEIFQTLVRRVGQALRLSHCSFVLTQPGERHGRVVAVYENSAARDISVELDKYPELREALRTERPVVIENIKEHPLFASIRERWEAQSIEVNIRSAVALPVFVQGAPAGVFFLRTKHGDPDLTARDVALADTIAQAAAKVLENEERRAAIFRRQSGAGELDAMTGCASLDALARRIKDEFERARRYRLRFCLVLLDLDRFREVNERLGTPAGDTILVEMGHLLQRELRSPDFVARYGGDEFALLLPETDARGSRNFVQRLRATVLKHTFATQADGRPTFSAGIVSFPHPEVLRTEDLFTLANSALVRAKATADDHIAVAHASGA, from the coding sequence TTGACCGAAATCTTCCGTTTGCAGCTCCTGCTGGTCGGCGAGCGGTCCGCGCGGCCCGCGGATCTCGTGCCGGCGCTGAACCAGGCCGGCTTCCGCGTGGACGAGCTGTCCGAGGGCGCCGAGGCCGGGCGGTGGGCGTCGGAAGAAAGGTACGACGCCGTGCTGCTGTGCGTGGCCACCGAGGGCCCCGAGGCGGCTGAGCAGGTGCTGGCGTTCAAGAACGCCGCGCAGGGATCGGATGTCCCGTTGGTCGCGGTGAGCACCGGGCAACGCCCTGAGGTGCTCGCCGACCTGCTCCGGGCCGGGGCGGACGACGCGCTCGCCGCGCCCATCCGGCCGGACGAGCTCCAGGCGCGTATCGCGCGCATCACCCAGTTGCACCAGGACCTGCACGATCTGCGGGCGTCGCTGCGACAGCGCGAGCTGCTGTTCGACATCTTCCAGGAAGTCTCCGCCTCGCTGCGCGCCGAGGAGATCTTCCAGACGCTGGTGCGCCGGGTAGGCCAGGCGCTCAGGCTGTCGCACTGCTCGTTCGTCCTCACCCAGCCGGGGGAGCGTCACGGGCGCGTCGTGGCCGTGTACGAGAACAGCGCCGCGCGCGACATCAGCGTGGAGCTGGACAAGTACCCGGAGCTCCGCGAGGCGCTCCGGACCGAGCGGCCCGTCGTCATCGAGAACATCAAGGAACATCCTCTCTTCGCGTCCATCAGGGAGCGATGGGAGGCGCAGTCCATCGAGGTGAACATCCGCTCCGCGGTGGCGCTGCCGGTCTTCGTGCAGGGAGCGCCGGCCGGGGTGTTCTTCCTGCGCACCAAGCACGGCGACCCCGACCTCACGGCGCGTGACGTGGCGCTGGCCGACACCATCGCTCAAGCGGCGGCCAAGGTGCTGGAGAACGAGGAGCGGCGGGCCGCGATCTTCCGCCGGCAGAGCGGGGCGGGTGAGCTGGACGCGATGACCGGGTGCGCGAGCCTCGACGCGCTCGCCCGGCGGATCAAGGACGAGTTCGAGCGGGCGCGCCGGTACCGGCTGCGCTTCTGTCTCGTTCTGCTGGACCTCGATCGTTTCCGGGAGGTCAACGAGCGGCTGGGGACGCCGGCGGGCGATACGATACTGGTCGAGATGGGGCACCTGCTCCAGCGCGAGCTGCGATCTCCCGATTTCGTGGCGCGGTACGGCGGAGACGAGTTCGCCCTGCTGCTTCCGGAGACCGACGCGCGCGGTTCCCGGAACTTCGTTCAGCGGCTTCGCGCTACGGTGCTCAAGCACACTTTTGCCACCCAGGCCGACGGGCGCCCGACCTTCTCCGCCGGCATCGTGTCCTTCCCGCATCCTGAAGTCCTCCGGACGGAGGACCTCTTCACCCTGGCCAACAGCGCGCTGGTGCGCGCGAAGGCCACGGCCGACGACCATATCGCCGTCGCGCACGCCTCGGGGGCCTAG
- a CDS encoding MerR family transcriptional regulator, with protein sequence MSDDTLLTLRQLGVELDLPESTVRYYRDAFLDHIPSVGTGRRRRYPPQAIAVLGSIARSYASGQSKRDILRSLDQHAPRTASVALPTQKVAPTRSLEEVTNLDLLAAILDGEREQRDALWQMAKEIVRLSSVLEGQDKVLVEIADRAGVTVPGRSLSAAKAPAPALVAAKRAAPTESFAPPPSPPPPPPPPPAPPQPVSAPPAPEPTPAYSAPPPPPPPPIPEPIRIWPEPAQPVAPLEPSFIGANPFSGIEVETPAAEPGSSPPRIGGSHEDVGDGGDMERLRQELEAERALVERLRESKLKLEHRAADAEAALEHGRGKRSSVINRFLRRGEQDSER encoded by the coding sequence ATGTCTGACGACACCCTCCTGACTCTCCGACAGCTCGGCGTCGAGCTCGACCTCCCGGAATCTACGGTTCGGTACTACCGGGACGCCTTTCTCGACCACATTCCTTCGGTAGGGACGGGGCGCCGGCGCCGGTACCCGCCGCAGGCCATTGCGGTCTTGGGCTCGATCGCGAGGAGCTACGCGTCCGGCCAATCGAAGCGCGACATTCTCCGCTCGCTGGACCAGCATGCGCCGCGCACCGCCTCGGTGGCATTGCCCACCCAGAAGGTGGCGCCAACGCGGTCGCTGGAAGAAGTGACCAACCTCGACCTGCTCGCCGCGATACTGGACGGCGAAAGGGAGCAGAGGGACGCGCTGTGGCAGATGGCCAAGGAGATCGTGCGGCTCTCTTCGGTGCTCGAAGGCCAGGACAAGGTGCTGGTTGAGATCGCCGACCGGGCCGGCGTGACGGTGCCCGGACGGAGCCTGAGCGCGGCCAAGGCGCCCGCGCCGGCTCTCGTCGCCGCCAAGCGCGCCGCCCCCACCGAGAGCTTCGCGCCGCCGCCCTCGCCACCCCCCCCGCCCCCGCCACCTCCCGCACCTCCACAGCCGGTATCAGCGCCGCCGGCACCGGAGCCGACTCCGGCTTACAGCGCGCCGCCTCCACCGCCTCCACCGCCGATCCCCGAGCCAATTCGCATCTGGCCGGAACCGGCCCAGCCGGTCGCGCCGTTGGAACCGTCGTTCATCGGGGCGAATCCCTTCTCGGGTATCGAGGTCGAGACGCCGGCTGCCGAACCCGGATCGAGCCCGCCGCGAATAGGCGGTTCGCATGAGGACGTGGGAGATGGCGGCGACATGGAGCGCCTGCGCCAGGAGCTGGAGGCCGAGCGGGCGCTGGTCGAGCGGCTGCGCGAGTCCAAGCTCAAGCTTGAGCACCGTGCCGCGGACGCCGAGGCCGCGCTGGAGCACGGTCGCGGCAAGCGCTCCTCGGTGATCAATCGCTTCCTCCGACGAGGCGAGCAGGACAGTGAACGGTAG
- a CDS encoding peptidoglycan DD-metalloendopeptidase family protein, giving the protein MPSGILAQQPARDSTLQRSQQRLLEIRRERERLQQEMERLRGRVHSLASELTNIEQQVQTTGRIVSELDLQVAAMGSQIERTTADLIVAEDALSEKRAILEHRLSEISKRGSLYAAQVLLGAESFGDLISRYKYLYLISRQDRQLVAEVKALRDRVSDQRDGLLNLRNSLTNRREERAQENERFRQLEQQRQQSLRDSEREQRRMEARLAQLVRDESRLNGLIVELERRRLAAERAAGATARAGTIRTSDLGQLDWPVNGDIIYRFGRQQLPNNTTIRWNGIGIATPTGTPVKAIAAGTVRVAQPLGTYGLSVVIDHGGGYYSVYGFLAEASVRQGQQIQRGHVIGTSGGANSDHGPHVHFEIRGQGGAALDPIAWLRRRQ; this is encoded by the coding sequence GTGCCCTCTGGTATCCTCGCGCAGCAGCCGGCGCGGGACAGCACGCTCCAGCGAAGCCAGCAGCGGCTCCTCGAGATCCGGCGCGAGCGCGAGCGGCTACAGCAGGAAATGGAGCGGCTCCGGGGCCGGGTGCACTCGCTCGCGAGCGAGCTGACGAACATCGAACAGCAGGTCCAGACCACCGGCCGAATCGTCAGCGAGCTGGACCTCCAGGTAGCCGCGATGGGGTCCCAGATCGAGCGCACCACGGCCGACCTCATCGTCGCCGAGGACGCACTCTCCGAGAAGCGGGCCATCCTCGAGCACCGCCTCTCCGAGATCAGCAAGCGCGGGTCGCTCTACGCGGCCCAGGTCCTGCTCGGCGCCGAGTCGTTCGGCGACCTGATCTCGCGCTACAAGTACCTGTACCTGATCAGCCGGCAGGACCGGCAGCTGGTGGCGGAGGTGAAGGCGCTCCGCGACCGCGTTTCGGACCAGCGGGACGGTCTCCTCAACCTGCGCAACAGCCTGACCAACCGCCGCGAAGAGCGGGCTCAGGAGAACGAGCGCTTCCGGCAGCTTGAGCAGCAGCGCCAGCAGAGCCTGCGCGACTCCGAGCGCGAGCAGCGGCGGATGGAGGCCAGGTTGGCTCAGCTGGTCCGGGACGAGTCGCGGCTCAACGGCCTCATCGTCGAGCTCGAGCGCCGGCGTCTGGCGGCCGAGCGCGCGGCCGGGGCGACCGCGCGGGCCGGCACCATCCGGACCTCGGACCTGGGCCAGCTCGACTGGCCGGTGAACGGTGACATCATCTACCGCTTCGGACGGCAGCAGCTCCCGAACAACACCACGATCCGCTGGAACGGCATCGGGATCGCTACTCCCACCGGGACACCGGTCAAGGCGATCGCGGCCGGGACAGTGCGAGTGGCGCAGCCGCTGGGCACCTACGGTCTCTCGGTGGTCATCGATCACGGCGGGGGCTATTACAGCGTCTATGGCTTCCTGGCTGAGGCGTCCGTCCGGCAGGGCCAACAGATCCAGCGCGGCCACGTGATCGGCACGTCGGGCGGTGCCAACTCGGACCATGGCCCGCACGTCCATTTCGAGATCCGCGGCCAGGGCGGGGCGGCACTCGACCCCATCGCGTGGCTCAGACGGCGGCAGTGA
- a CDS encoding permease-like cell division protein FtsX produces the protein MSLVLRETALAFKRAPLLSALSVTTITFSLFVFGLFGLVAVNIRRTIGDVAERVEVVAYLKRGTPIETVTMASQDIEAFPEVQAVLHVTEEDALSRARRDLTEFKDIFQDLETNPLPASLDVRLKPQFRNAEHAATVAERLRTYAFIDDVRYGQDWVEKLDRLRNIAGAVGAVVGAAFALVAIIIISTTIRMAVLQRSREIAIMRLVGATDGFIRRPFLIEGLLKGLLGGLGAVALCYGAYALIDAYLLRAAFFTSTQALLGVAAGGLIGLVGSTVSVGRHLRNV, from the coding sequence ATGAGCCTGGTCCTGCGCGAGACCGCCCTCGCATTCAAGCGCGCGCCGCTCCTCTCGGCGCTGTCGGTCACCACGATCACGTTCTCGCTGTTCGTGTTCGGCCTCTTCGGCCTGGTCGCCGTGAACATCCGCCGCACCATCGGCGACGTGGCGGAGCGGGTCGAGGTCGTGGCGTACCTCAAGCGCGGCACGCCCATCGAGACGGTCACGATGGCCTCGCAGGACATCGAGGCCTTCCCCGAGGTCCAGGCCGTACTGCACGTCACGGAGGAAGACGCGCTGTCCCGCGCCCGGCGTGACCTCACCGAGTTCAAGGACATCTTCCAGGACCTCGAGACCAACCCCTTGCCCGCCTCGCTCGACGTGCGGCTGAAGCCGCAGTTCCGCAACGCCGAGCACGCGGCCACGGTGGCAGAGCGGCTGCGGACCTACGCCTTCATAGACGACGTGCGCTACGGCCAGGACTGGGTCGAGAAGCTCGACCGGCTGCGCAACATCGCCGGCGCCGTGGGCGCCGTCGTGGGCGCGGCGTTCGCGCTCGTGGCGATCATCATCATCTCCACCACGATCCGCATGGCCGTGCTCCAGCGCAGCCGCGAGATCGCCATCATGCGGCTGGTCGGCGCGACCGACGGATTCATCCGGCGTCCGTTCCTGATCGAGGGGCTGCTGAAGGGTCTCCTGGGCGGCCTGGGCGCGGTGGCGCTGTGCTACGGCGCGTACGCGCTGATCGATGCCTACTTGCTGCGTGCGGCGTTCTTCACGTCCACCCAGGCCCTGCTCGGCGTAGCCGCCGGCGGGCTGATCGGCCTGGTAGGCAGCACGGTCAGCGTCGGCCGGCACCTGCGGAATGTGTAG
- the ftsE gene encoding cell division ATP-binding protein FtsE produces MIKFTSVTKDYPKTGAALKDVSFHIGKGEFAFLTGHSGAGKSTALKLMYLADRPTAGELRVSGFATSRMSQRDIPRLRRRLGIVFQDFQLLEDRTAEENVAFALEVTGARSSTIGPRVIRVLTQVGLAGKANQYPRELSGGEQQRVAIARALVNDPLVLIADEPTGNLDERATRGIVQLLKDINASGTAVVVATHDLDIVRSVKGHLIELQHGGVAYDSAADAAPAEAAPT; encoded by the coding sequence GTGATCAAGTTCACATCCGTCACCAAGGACTACCCGAAGACCGGCGCCGCGCTGAAGGACGTGTCCTTCCACATAGGGAAGGGCGAGTTCGCGTTCCTCACCGGCCACAGCGGGGCCGGCAAGTCCACGGCGCTCAAGCTGATGTACCTGGCGGACCGCCCCACGGCTGGTGAACTACGGGTCTCCGGCTTCGCGACGAGCCGGATGAGCCAACGCGACATCCCGAGGCTCCGGCGGCGGTTGGGGATCGTCTTCCAGGACTTCCAGCTCCTCGAGGACCGCACCGCGGAGGAGAACGTGGCCTTCGCGCTCGAGGTGACCGGCGCCCGCAGCTCGACCATCGGACCCCGGGTGATCCGGGTGCTGACGCAGGTCGGCCTGGCTGGCAAGGCCAACCAGTACCCCCGCGAGCTGTCGGGCGGCGAACAGCAGCGGGTCGCGATCGCCCGGGCGCTGGTCAACGACCCGCTGGTCCTTATCGCGGACGAGCCGACGGGGAACCTCGACGAGCGAGCCACGCGCGGCATCGTGCAGCTCCTCAAGGACATCAACGCGAGCGGGACGGCGGTGGTGGTGGCCACGCACGACCTGGACATCGTGCGGAGCGTGAAGGGCCACCTGATCGAGCTCCAGCACGGCGGGGTCGCCTACGATTCCGCGGCGGACGCCGCGCCGGCGGAGGCGGCCCCGACATGA